In Amycolatopsis endophytica, the following are encoded in one genomic region:
- a CDS encoding CBS domain-containing protein, whose product MRASEIVEEFPVVAEESGALEAARLLAANRLPGLVVTGADNRPSAILPASQVVRFLVPRYIQDDPSLAGVLSESMADTAAAKLRDKTVRALLPEDRAELPVVEPDDTIVEVAAVMARLRCPLVAVATKDHIQGVITASRLLELALREQS is encoded by the coding sequence ATGCGTGCGTCGGAGATCGTTGAGGAGTTTCCGGTGGTCGCGGAGGAGTCGGGGGCTCTGGAGGCCGCTCGGTTGCTCGCCGCGAATCGGTTGCCGGGGTTGGTCGTCACGGGGGCCGACAATCGGCCGTCGGCGATTTTGCCTGCCTCCCAGGTGGTTCGCTTCCTCGTTCCACGTTATATCCAGGATGACCCGTCGCTCGCGGGTGTGCTGTCGGAGTCGATGGCCGACACCGCGGCCGCCAAGCTGCGTGACAAAACCGTGCGCGCGCTCCTGCCCGAGGACCGCGCCGAGCTACCGGTCGTCGAGCCGGACGACACGATCGTCGAGGTCGCCGCGGTCATGGCCCGGCTTCGCTGCCCGCTCGTCGCGGTCGCCACGAAGGATCACATCCAAGGTGTGATCACCGCGTCCCGGCTGCTCGAACTGGCTCTGCGCGAGCAGTCGTGA
- a CDS encoding NAD-dependent epimerase/dehydratase family protein has translation MRYLVTGTGGFVMSVFIERLLRDDPDATVTGVDLHSTDAVLEGHFREVRDRLRLATVDVRDAPAVRDLVRSVSPDVVVHGATVTHDPVSERENPGRFLDVNVLGTAHLLEAARDARRFILVSSAAVYGDSPERVVTEETPPSPDEMYGISKWAAERAALRYSELFDLPLSIVRLTKMFGPMERPTLGRRAMSLPYHLAAALVGGRKLTVTERTMRATGDWLSATEAAEALRLLVDVSGVYNVASGVRTTVPELVSLFGEDVVEVAEAAAFDMAPDEDHGKNAVVSPERVAEAGWRCGPLPAQVANYVEWAERNRDFFTA, from the coding sequence ATGCGTTATCTGGTGACGGGCACCGGTGGCTTCGTGATGAGCGTGTTCATCGAGCGCTTGCTGCGCGACGATCCGGACGCCACCGTGACCGGGGTGGACCTGCACAGCACCGATGCCGTGCTGGAAGGCCACTTCCGGGAGGTGCGTGACCGGCTGCGTCTGGCCACTGTGGACGTCCGGGACGCTCCGGCGGTGCGCGACCTGGTGCGGTCGGTCTCGCCGGACGTGGTCGTGCACGGCGCCACGGTCACCCACGATCCGGTGTCCGAACGCGAGAACCCCGGCCGGTTCCTGGACGTGAACGTCCTGGGCACCGCTCACCTGCTGGAAGCGGCGCGGGACGCCCGGCGGTTCATCCTGGTCAGCAGCGCCGCGGTGTACGGCGACAGCCCGGAGCGGGTGGTCACCGAGGAGACGCCACCGTCGCCGGACGAGATGTACGGCATCAGCAAGTGGGCCGCCGAACGGGCCGCCCTGCGGTACAGCGAGCTGTTCGACCTGCCGCTGTCGATCGTGCGGCTGACGAAGATGTTCGGCCCGATGGAGCGCCCGACCCTGGGGCGCCGGGCGATGTCCCTGCCCTACCACCTCGCGGCGGCCCTCGTCGGCGGCCGCAAGCTCACGGTGACCGAGCGGACGATGCGCGCGACCGGAGACTGGCTCAGCGCGACGGAGGCGGCGGAGGCCCTGCGACTGCTGGTTGACGTGAGCGGCGTGTACAACGTGGCCTCCGGCGTGCGCACCACCGTCCCCGAACTGGTGTCCCTGTTCGGGGAGGACGTGGTCGAGGTGGCCGAAGCGGCGGCGTTCGACATGGCCCCGGATGAGGACCACGGCAAGAACGCGGTGGTGTCGCCGGAGCGGGTCGCCGAGGCCGGCTGGCGCTGCGGGCCGCTGCCTGCCCAGGTCGCGAACTACGTGGAGTGGGCGGAGCGGAACCGGGACTTCTTCACGGCGTGA
- a CDS encoding energy-coupling factor transporter transmembrane component T family protein, with product MSATMLYRPGTSFLHRTDPRAKFLLILGVLVVALSTTRIDVLVVLTVLVVLALAVFARITPRSYGKALLLIIPLIVLLTLLQSLVQEGPALVTIGGLELSREGVLLGLGIGLRLFAMGICFYGFSVTTSPSDIALGLNRIGVPYRFAYLTSFAFRFLPLLQDEAQTLLTAMALRGSSENSTANPFRRGRALVRMVFPMLVGSIKRSGDIALSMELRGYALKGRRTYLRSLRFRPSDAVVVVVVVLVTAALVTLPLVTPDLLVEGTPS from the coding sequence ATGAGCGCGACCATGCTGTACCGCCCCGGCACGTCGTTCCTGCACCGGACCGATCCGCGGGCGAAGTTCCTGCTGATCCTCGGGGTGCTGGTGGTCGCGTTGTCGACCACCCGCATCGACGTCCTCGTCGTGCTGACCGTGCTCGTCGTGCTCGCGCTGGCCGTGTTCGCGCGCATCACGCCACGCAGCTACGGCAAGGCGCTGCTGCTGATCATCCCGTTGATCGTCCTGCTGACCCTGTTGCAGAGCCTCGTCCAGGAGGGTCCGGCGCTCGTCACGATCGGCGGACTCGAACTCTCCCGCGAAGGCGTGCTGCTCGGGCTCGGCATCGGCCTGCGGCTGTTCGCCATGGGTATCTGCTTCTACGGGTTCTCGGTGACCACCAGCCCGAGCGACATCGCACTGGGGCTCAACCGGATCGGTGTGCCCTACCGGTTCGCGTACCTGACCAGTTTCGCGTTCCGCTTCCTGCCGCTGCTGCAGGACGAGGCGCAGACGCTGCTCACCGCGATGGCACTGCGCGGGTCTTCGGAGAACAGCACCGCCAATCCGTTCCGGCGCGGGCGCGCGCTGGTGCGGATGGTGTTCCCGATGCTCGTCGGCTCCATCAAACGCAGTGGCGACATCGCGCTGTCCATGGAGTTGCGCGGCTACGCGCTCAAGGGGCGCCGCACGTACCTGCGCTCGCTGCGGTTCCGTCCCAGCGACGCGGTGGTGGTCGTGGTCGTCGTGCTCGTCACCGCCGCGTTGGTCACGTTGCCGCTGGTCACCCCCGACCTGCTCGTGGAAGGAACCCCGTCATGA
- a CDS encoding toll/interleukin-1 receptor domain-containing protein, which produces MSLPEQWSDCFWSYVRSDNDNLRGRIDHMRQDLAAQYSLETGEELRIFVDGEDIGWGQDWQETLDIGVGRTAFFIPIVTPNYTKSTSCRDEILKFNAVCQARGVKELILPIVVANPERISKDDPDEVIRIIAAAIYEPFHEVIRCGRDSQQWMEGIHRLVQRLIHAQRRVEEKLPQILSGEIVRAVETVVTDPAAHDLDSDEVTDSPGMLELVEKLTPSLESTAVTLQKAVADFTVVSQLMAEHGERVGEQGNDPVAYKAAILTMAEELGEPARKLEASASGAQRDITETDQLIREIKDVLDRAVQSPLLDEIRASFAASLNGVGEIDGVAQLMDDLARQIATAESISLILKRSLRPARRAVLMLRDSARMAASWRTVIPPESLPPATQVPQPQPPGS; this is translated from the coding sequence ATGTCCCTGCCCGAGCAATGGTCCGACTGCTTCTGGAGCTACGTCCGAAGCGACAACGACAACCTGCGCGGCCGAATCGACCACATGCGACAGGATTTGGCTGCTCAGTACTCACTGGAGACCGGCGAGGAACTCCGGATATTCGTCGACGGGGAAGACATCGGCTGGGGCCAGGACTGGCAGGAAACTCTCGACATCGGGGTCGGCAGAACCGCCTTCTTCATCCCGATCGTCACACCCAACTACACGAAGAGCACATCATGCCGCGACGAGATCCTCAAGTTCAACGCGGTCTGCCAGGCCCGCGGGGTGAAGGAACTCATCCTTCCCATCGTCGTCGCGAATCCAGAACGCATCTCGAAGGACGATCCGGACGAGGTTATCAGGATCATCGCCGCCGCAATCTACGAGCCGTTCCACGAGGTCATTCGCTGCGGCAGGGACAGCCAGCAGTGGATGGAGGGCATACACCGCCTCGTCCAGCGGTTGATTCACGCGCAACGGCGAGTGGAAGAAAAGCTTCCCCAAATCCTCTCCGGGGAGATCGTGCGCGCAGTGGAGACAGTCGTCACCGACCCCGCCGCGCACGACCTCGATTCCGACGAGGTCACCGATTCTCCAGGCATGCTCGAACTCGTCGAGAAGTTGACGCCGTCACTGGAAAGCACCGCGGTCACGCTGCAGAAAGCAGTCGCCGATTTCACCGTCGTCTCACAGTTGATGGCCGAGCACGGCGAGCGCGTGGGCGAGCAGGGAAACGATCCCGTCGCGTACAAAGCGGCCATACTGACGATGGCCGAGGAGCTCGGCGAGCCCGCGCGGAAACTGGAAGCCAGCGCCAGCGGAGCCCAGCGAGACATCACGGAGACCGACCAGTTGATTCGGGAGATCAAAGACGTACTGGACCGCGCTGTCCAGTCGCCTCTCCTGGACGAGATTCGTGCCAGTTTCGCCGCTTCGCTCAACGGAGTGGGCGAGATCGATGGTGTCGCTCAGCTCATGGACGACCTCGCGCGTCAGATCGCGACCGCGGAGAGCATCAGCCTGATCCTGAAGAGGTCCCTCCGGCCCGCGCGGCGCGCCGTCCTCATGCTGCGCGATTCGGCCAGGATGGCCGCCTCGTGGCGGACGGTCATCCCGCCGGAGTCGCTACCGCCTGCTACCCAGGTGCCGCAGCCCCAGCCACCCGGCTCCTGA
- a CDS encoding energy-coupling factor ABC transporter ATP-binding protein, with translation MTEVVIELSDVVHDYGSGKPALDGVSLSVHRGEFVAVIGKNGSGKTTLAKHFNGLLRPTNPAGRVRVRTANGLADPRRFKLHQLVPSVGYVFQNPDRQIFHDTCREELEFGPANLGVDPATTARRVSETLALVGLAGREEDNPVQLSRGERQRLAIASVLVMESDAVVIDEPTTGQDPDEARLILECLARYRSAGHTVVIISHDMALVAEYATRVIAMRQGRVLADGTPREVFAQQEVLRGTNIRPPQAAVLTAALGLPGAITVDDAVRELRAAV, from the coding sequence GTGACCGAGGTCGTCATCGAGCTCAGCGACGTCGTCCACGACTACGGAAGTGGGAAACCGGCGCTGGACGGGGTGAGCCTGTCCGTGCACCGCGGCGAGTTCGTGGCCGTCATCGGCAAGAACGGCTCCGGGAAGACCACACTCGCCAAGCACTTCAACGGGCTGCTGCGTCCGACCAACCCGGCCGGACGGGTCCGGGTGCGCACCGCGAACGGGCTCGCCGATCCGCGCCGGTTCAAGCTGCACCAGCTGGTCCCGTCGGTCGGCTACGTCTTCCAGAACCCGGACCGGCAGATCTTCCACGACACCTGCCGCGAGGAGCTGGAGTTCGGCCCCGCGAACCTCGGGGTGGACCCGGCGACGACGGCGCGGCGCGTGTCCGAAACCTTGGCGCTGGTCGGTCTCGCCGGGCGCGAGGAGGACAACCCCGTCCAGCTTTCGCGTGGGGAACGGCAGCGGCTCGCGATCGCGTCGGTGCTGGTCATGGAGTCCGACGCGGTGGTCATCGACGAGCCGACCACGGGGCAGGACCCGGACGAGGCCAGGCTGATCCTGGAATGCCTGGCCCGGTACCGGTCGGCCGGCCACACGGTGGTGATCATCTCGCACGACATGGCGCTGGTGGCCGAGTACGCGACCCGCGTCATCGCGATGCGGCAGGGGCGGGTGCTCGCCGACGGCACCCCGCGTGAGGTGTTCGCCCAGCAGGAAGTGCTGCGCGGCACCAACATCCGGCCGCCGCAGGCCGCGGTCCTCACCGCGGCACTGGGCTTGCCGGGGGCCATCACCGTGGACGATGCCGTGCGCGAACTGCGCGCGGCGGTGTGA
- a CDS encoding FCD domain-containing protein, with translation MNDREGAMLALVEIFSVSPGPMGTRHARRELGRHGYDLSESSISRLLREMDRRGWTQSVETKGRVLAAEGRRRAAEAVLARRGSESVTRAVAVRDVKDLLDLLRARQAVESAIAGDAARAANPDDLRALRRIHDSHRGAVGSAAMIAQPGLMFHRKIAAMATNRMLKLAADMLLAPHLDRVESVLDLAVRPAQDEVVDEHERVLACIADGDPAGAEQAMNEHFASMIAAAEASVVGRDDQLIQRLLDWIEAGGHPAPSE, from the coding sequence ATGAACGACCGCGAGGGCGCCATGCTGGCGCTGGTGGAGATCTTTTCCGTCTCACCAGGCCCGATGGGCACCCGGCACGCCCGTCGCGAACTGGGCAGACACGGCTACGACCTGAGCGAGTCCTCCATCTCACGACTGCTGCGCGAGATGGACCGGCGCGGGTGGACCCAGTCGGTCGAGACGAAGGGGCGGGTGCTCGCGGCCGAGGGACGCCGCCGCGCGGCGGAGGCGGTGCTGGCCCGCCGTGGTTCGGAGTCCGTGACCAGGGCCGTCGCCGTGCGGGACGTCAAGGACCTGCTCGACCTGCTGCGTGCGCGGCAGGCGGTGGAGAGCGCGATCGCCGGCGACGCGGCCAGGGCGGCGAACCCGGACGACCTGCGGGCGCTGCGCCGGATCCACGACTCCCACCGCGGCGCGGTCGGCAGCGCGGCGATGATCGCCCAGCCCGGCCTGATGTTCCACCGCAAGATCGCCGCGATGGCCACCAACCGCATGCTGAAACTGGCCGCGGACATGCTGCTCGCACCCCACCTCGACCGGGTCGAATCGGTGCTCGACCTGGCCGTCCGCCCGGCCCAGGACGAGGTGGTCGACGAGCACGAACGCGTGCTCGCCTGCATCGCGGACGGCGATCCGGCCGGGGCCGAGCAGGCCATGAACGAGCACTTCGCGAGCATGATCGCAGCCGCGGAGGCCAGTGTCGTGGGACGCGACGACCAGCTGATCCAGCGGCTGCTGGACTGGATCGAGGCGGGCGGACATCCCGCACCGTCCGAGTGA
- a CDS encoding HpcH/HpaI aldolase/citrate lyase family protein → MSCLVPATYHGFIERHDQSIFGRRQMGAHQAKSVSQEFERIARARTVLFVPGDRPDRFGKAATSGADLIVLDLEDAVGPGHKDAARENVRQWRSAGGPGLVRVNDATTPWFEDDVASLKGDPCSVLAPKVTGPDQVRDLLDRLPEGSCVVPTLETAAGILDARAICEVPGVVRVAFGNGDLSQELGVDLGDLVALAHARSAVVLASAAAGAAPPLDGVTIAVRDRKKLVEDTEHAVRLGFTGRLCIHPAQISVIHEVLTPTEEALAWARSVLDAATDGATISDRGDMIDKPILERARLVLKRAETQTA, encoded by the coding sequence TTGTCCTGCCTCGTCCCTGCCACCTATCATGGTTTCATTGAGCGGCATGATCAGTCCATTTTTGGAAGGCGGCAGATGGGCGCGCACCAGGCCAAGAGTGTTTCGCAGGAGTTCGAGCGGATCGCGCGCGCACGCACGGTCCTCTTCGTCCCCGGAGACCGCCCCGACCGGTTCGGCAAGGCCGCCACGAGCGGCGCAGACCTGATCGTGCTCGATCTGGAGGACGCGGTCGGGCCCGGCCACAAGGACGCCGCGCGGGAGAACGTCCGACAGTGGCGCTCAGCCGGTGGGCCGGGTCTGGTGCGTGTCAACGACGCCACCACCCCGTGGTTCGAGGACGACGTAGCCTCACTCAAGGGCGACCCCTGCTCCGTCCTCGCGCCGAAGGTGACGGGGCCGGATCAGGTTCGCGACCTGCTCGATCGCCTACCGGAGGGGTCGTGCGTCGTACCGACACTGGAGACCGCGGCGGGCATCCTCGATGCCCGCGCCATCTGCGAGGTTCCCGGCGTCGTCCGAGTCGCGTTCGGCAACGGCGACCTGTCCCAGGAACTCGGCGTCGATCTCGGCGATCTCGTAGCGCTCGCGCACGCCCGCTCGGCCGTCGTGCTCGCCTCGGCCGCCGCGGGGGCCGCGCCTCCGCTCGACGGAGTGACCATCGCCGTCAGGGACAGGAAGAAACTCGTGGAGGACACCGAGCATGCGGTCCGGCTCGGTTTCACCGGGCGGTTGTGTATCCATCCGGCCCAAATCTCGGTTATCCACGAAGTACTGACCCCGACCGAGGAGGCTCTCGCGTGGGCGCGCTCGGTGCTCGACGCGGCCACGGACGGCGCCACCATCAGCGACCGCGGGGACATGATCGACAAACCGATCCTCGAACGGGCCCGGCTGGTGCTCAAGCGCGCCGAGACCCAGACGGCCTGA
- the puuE gene encoding allantoinase PuuE, producing MTDRSGYPRDLRGYGATPPNPHWPGGAKVAVSFVVNVEEGGENNVLHGDAASEAFLTEEPTTALTGQRNVNVESQYEYGTRAGFWRLHRLFTGRGLPVTVFGIAESLRRNPDIVAAATGSGWEIASHSLRWINYAELGEDVERDHIRRAVEIHTEVCGERPLGWYTGRNSVDTRRLVVEHGGFLYDSDSFSDDLPYWVDVDGTAQLVLPYTLDNNDGRFVNGYGFGADSFATYLGRALDLLLDEGAEQPKMMSVGLHLRLSGRPGRAADLRRFLDVVAAHPDVWVARRADIARHWREVHPAVEVLPGSVDPLAR from the coding sequence ATGACTGACCGCTCCGGATACCCGCGCGACCTGCGCGGCTACGGCGCCACCCCGCCGAATCCGCATTGGCCGGGAGGGGCGAAGGTCGCCGTGTCGTTCGTGGTCAACGTCGAAGAGGGCGGCGAGAACAACGTCCTGCACGGCGACGCCGCGTCCGAGGCGTTCCTCACCGAGGAGCCGACGACAGCGCTGACCGGGCAGCGCAACGTCAACGTCGAATCGCAGTACGAGTACGGGACGCGGGCCGGGTTCTGGCGGCTGCACCGGCTGTTCACCGGGCGCGGCCTGCCGGTCACGGTGTTCGGGATCGCGGAGTCGTTGCGGCGCAACCCGGACATCGTCGCGGCGGCCACGGGGTCCGGCTGGGAGATCGCCTCACATTCGCTACGCTGGATCAACTACGCCGAACTCGGGGAAGACGTCGAACGCGACCACATCCGGCGTGCGGTCGAGATCCACACCGAGGTGTGCGGCGAGCGCCCGCTCGGCTGGTACACCGGACGCAACAGCGTCGACACGCGCCGGCTGGTCGTGGAGCACGGCGGGTTCCTCTACGATTCGGACTCTTTCAGCGACGACCTGCCGTACTGGGTGGACGTCGACGGGACCGCGCAGCTGGTCCTGCCGTACACATTGGACAACAACGACGGCCGGTTCGTGAACGGCTACGGCTTCGGCGCCGACTCGTTCGCCACCTACCTGGGGCGCGCCCTCGACCTGCTGCTCGACGAGGGCGCGGAGCAGCCGAAGATGATGAGCGTCGGACTGCACCTGCGCCTGTCCGGACGCCCCGGCCGGGCCGCGGACCTGCGCCGGTTCCTCGACGTGGTGGCGGCGCACCCCGACGTGTGGGTTGCCCGGCGTGCGGATATCGCCCGGCATTGGCGCGAGGTTCATCCGGCGGTGGAGGTTCTGCCCGGTTCGGTCGATCCTTTGGCGCGCTGA
- a CDS encoding sialidase family protein: MPSRGTMTAARILSRPTEAVYSDRHRKWQGIPSIERTAGGRLYVDWYSGMDTETGGNFVVVTTSDDDGDTWSGVRFVVEHDDPEVRVYDPCLWRDPLDRLWLTWNQSRGFFDARVGVWAAVTENPDDDDPKWSEPRRLANGLMMNKPTVRGDGAWLFPAAIWACHPPTERHGLEAEQFSNVHVTHDHGETFALLGSADVPNRSFDEHMVVEKRDGTLWMLVRCFDGIGESFSADGGATWSPGRRSHIDGPCSRFHIRRLPSGRLLLVNHADFGERRTIEELEQQGDVKEWKGRTNLTAFLSDDDGATWPHRLLLDDREDISYPDVALGDDGEIFVVYDHDRFGDRGIYLARCTEDEILDGAPVRKSTLVNRALALPVEDRP, encoded by the coding sequence ATGCCTTCTCGCGGAACGATGACCGCGGCACGAATCCTGTCCCGGCCCACCGAAGCCGTCTACTCCGACCGGCACCGCAAGTGGCAGGGCATTCCGTCGATCGAACGGACCGCGGGCGGCCGCCTGTACGTGGACTGGTACTCCGGAATGGACACCGAAACCGGCGGCAACTTCGTCGTGGTGACCACCAGCGACGACGACGGTGACACGTGGAGCGGCGTCCGGTTCGTGGTGGAACACGACGACCCCGAGGTCCGGGTGTACGACCCGTGCCTGTGGCGTGATCCGCTGGATCGCCTGTGGCTGACCTGGAACCAGAGCCGCGGCTTCTTCGACGCTCGTGTCGGGGTCTGGGCCGCGGTCACCGAGAACCCGGACGACGACGATCCGAAGTGGAGTGAGCCGCGGCGGCTGGCCAACGGCCTGATGATGAACAAGCCGACCGTCCGCGGCGACGGCGCCTGGCTGTTCCCGGCGGCGATCTGGGCCTGCCACCCGCCGACCGAGCGGCACGGCCTGGAGGCCGAGCAGTTCTCCAACGTCCACGTCACGCACGACCACGGCGAGACGTTCGCGCTGCTCGGCAGCGCCGACGTGCCCAACCGCAGCTTCGACGAGCACATGGTCGTCGAGAAGCGCGACGGGACACTGTGGATGCTCGTGCGGTGCTTCGACGGCATCGGCGAAAGCTTCTCGGCCGACGGCGGGGCGACCTGGTCGCCGGGACGGCGCAGCCACATCGACGGCCCGTGCTCCCGCTTCCACATCCGCCGCCTGCCCTCGGGCCGTCTGCTGCTGGTCAACCACGCCGACTTCGGCGAACGCCGGACGATCGAGGAACTCGAACAGCAGGGTGACGTCAAGGAGTGGAAGGGCCGCACCAACCTGACCGCCTTCCTCAGCGACGACGACGGAGCGACCTGGCCCCACCGGCTGCTCCTCGACGACCGCGAGGACATCTCCTACCCCGATGTCGCGCTCGGCGACGACGGCGAGATCTTCGTGGTGTACGACCACGACCGCTTCGGCGACCGCGGCATCTACCTGGCTCGCTGCACCGAGGACGAGATCCTCGACGGCGCGCCGGTCCGGAAGTCCACTTTGGTCAACCGTGCGCTGGCCCTGCCGGTGGAGGACCGCCCATGA
- a CDS encoding SLC13 family permease translates to MTVLAIVVFVVAYALIATERIPKTTAALGGAGVVLAAGVVGSDEAFFSHDTGVDWDVIFLLLGMMVIVGILRRTGVFEFTAIWAAKRAKGSPLRVMVLLVLITAIASAFLDNVTTVLLIAPVTLLVCDRLGISAVPFLIAEVFASNIGGAATLIGDPPNIIIGSRAGLTFNDFLVHMAPIVVIEVAVFALLLRWLFRGSFDADPQRIADVMTLNEREAIRDTKLLIKCGVVLALVFAGFIGHSVFHLDPSVVALLGAGVLVLISGATPKTYLAAVEWETLLFFAGLFIMIGALVHTGVIGQLAEWAADATGGNALLAVMLILLVSALLSGVIDNIPYVATMSPLVAGLVADLPDPGQGQSLWWALALGADFGGNLTAVGASANVVMLGIAAREGTPITFWEFTRKGAVVTLITVALAAPYLWLRYFVLA, encoded by the coding sequence GTGACCGTTCTCGCGATCGTCGTCTTCGTCGTCGCCTACGCTCTCATCGCCACCGAACGCATCCCGAAGACGACCGCCGCCCTGGGCGGCGCCGGTGTCGTGCTCGCGGCGGGCGTCGTCGGCTCGGACGAGGCGTTCTTCTCCCACGACACCGGCGTCGACTGGGACGTCATCTTCCTGCTGCTCGGGATGATGGTCATCGTCGGCATCCTGCGCCGCACCGGGGTCTTCGAGTTCACCGCGATCTGGGCCGCCAAACGCGCCAAGGGATCTCCACTGCGTGTGATGGTCCTGCTGGTGCTGATCACGGCGATCGCGTCGGCGTTCCTGGACAACGTCACCACCGTGCTCCTCATCGCCCCGGTGACGCTGCTCGTGTGCGACCGGCTCGGCATCAGCGCCGTGCCGTTCCTGATCGCCGAGGTGTTCGCGTCCAACATCGGCGGCGCGGCCACCCTCATCGGCGACCCGCCGAACATCATCATCGGCAGCCGCGCCGGCCTCACGTTCAACGACTTCCTCGTGCACATGGCCCCGATCGTCGTCATCGAGGTCGCCGTCTTCGCCTTGCTGCTGCGCTGGCTGTTCCGCGGCTCCTTCGACGCCGACCCGCAACGCATCGCCGACGTGATGACGCTCAACGAACGCGAAGCCATCCGCGACACGAAACTGCTGATCAAGTGCGGTGTGGTGCTGGCGCTGGTGTTCGCGGGCTTCATCGGCCACTCGGTGTTCCACCTCGACCCGTCGGTGGTGGCCCTGCTCGGCGCGGGCGTGCTCGTGCTGATCTCCGGCGCCACCCCGAAAACCTACCTGGCAGCCGTCGAATGGGAGACCCTGCTGTTCTTCGCGGGCCTGTTCATCATGATCGGCGCCCTCGTGCACACCGGCGTCATCGGCCAGCTCGCCGAGTGGGCGGCGGACGCGACCGGCGGCAACGCCCTCCTCGCGGTGATGCTGATCCTGCTGGTGTCGGCGCTGCTGTCCGGCGTGATCGACAACATCCCCTACGTCGCCACGATGAGCCCGCTGGTCGCCGGGCTGGTGGCCGACCTGCCGGACCCCGGCCAGGGCCAATCGCTGTGGTGGGCGCTCGCGCTGGGCGCCGACTTCGGCGGCAACCTGACCGCGGTCGGCGCCAGCGCGAACGTCGTCATGCTCGGAATCGCCGCCCGCGAGGGCACTCCCATCACGTTCTGGGAGTTCACCCGCAAGGGCGCGGTGGTCACGCTGATCACCGTGGCGCTAGCGGCTCCCTACCTCTGGCTGCGGTACTTCGTGCTCGCCTGA
- a CDS encoding HAD-IA family hydrolase produces the protein MTVDARVRWATFDCFGTLVDWRHGIATGAELLFPGRGAELLDVYNRHEPQVQREFPAMRYRDVLTEALRRTAGEAGLDLLEDDARVLAVSIPFWPVFPDTRLALADLRAAGWRIALLTNCDRDVIGETQRRLAVAVDAVVTAEDVGSYKPHHNHFHRFADSFGATRDNWVHVAQSYFHDIRPAHELGIPRVWINRLAEPDDPSIADAVLPDLTELVQAVEQVHRADRLNTEGVR, from the coding sequence ATGACTGTGGATGCGCGGGTCCGGTGGGCGACGTTCGACTGTTTCGGCACACTGGTCGACTGGCGGCACGGCATCGCCACCGGCGCGGAGCTGCTGTTCCCCGGCCGCGGCGCCGAACTGCTCGACGTCTACAACCGGCACGAGCCGCAGGTGCAGCGGGAGTTCCCGGCGATGCGCTACCGCGACGTGCTGACCGAAGCTCTCCGGCGCACCGCCGGGGAAGCCGGGCTCGACCTGCTGGAAGATGACGCCAGGGTGCTCGCGGTAAGCATCCCGTTCTGGCCGGTGTTCCCGGACACCCGCCTGGCGCTGGCCGATCTGCGTGCCGCGGGCTGGCGGATCGCCCTGCTGACCAACTGCGACCGCGACGTCATCGGCGAGACCCAGCGACGGCTGGCCGTTGCGGTCGACGCCGTGGTGACCGCCGAGGACGTGGGCAGCTACAAGCCGCACCACAACCACTTCCACCGCTTCGCGGACTCCTTCGGCGCCACCCGGGACAACTGGGTGCACGTGGCGCAGAGCTACTTCCACGACATCCGGCCAGCCCACGAACTCGGCATCCCACGGGTGTGGATCAACCGCCTCGCCGAGCCCGACGACCCGTCCATCGCCGACGCGGTACTGCCCGACCTCACCGAGCTGGTGCAGGCGGTCGAACAGGTGCACCGGGCGGACCGGCTGAACACCGAGGGAGTCCGCTAA